From one Caldithrix abyssi DSM 13497 genomic stretch:
- a CDS encoding regulatory protein RecX, which translates to MQITRIERASKSKPHYHLYADDALLMTVTEETLLHFRIHKGLTLSDALQEEIFAHDQLQRCLEQAYRYLSRRSHFRKELARKLTTKGYPPHVIEQALDYLDQKGYLNDHDLMFQFIHDAIRLKQYGPHLIKRKLFERGLDSEEIDAALESAYPPELQAATCQRLAIKKWKSLQGLEPSRGRQKLFAFLQQRGFNSENIQPVIENLFED; encoded by the coding sequence ATGCAAATAACCAGAATCGAACGCGCTTCAAAAAGCAAACCGCACTACCATCTTTACGCAGACGATGCGCTCCTGATGACCGTTACCGAAGAGACGCTTTTACACTTCCGCATTCATAAAGGTCTTACGCTCAGCGACGCCCTGCAAGAAGAGATCTTTGCCCATGACCAGTTGCAGCGTTGCCTTGAGCAGGCTTATCGCTACTTGAGCCGCCGCAGTCATTTTCGCAAGGAGCTGGCGCGCAAATTGACCACCAAAGGCTACCCGCCGCACGTCATCGAACAGGCGCTCGATTATCTTGACCAGAAAGGTTATTTGAATGATCACGACCTGATGTTCCAGTTTATTCACGACGCCATCCGTCTGAAACAATACGGCCCGCACCTGATCAAACGCAAATTATTTGAGCGCGGTCTTGACAGCGAGGAAATCGACGCGGCGTTGGAGTCGGCCTACCCTCCGGAATTGCAGGCCGCTACCTGCCAGCGGCTGGCTATTAAAAAATGGAAGTCGCTGCAAGGTCTGGAACCTTCCAGAGGGCGGCAAAAACTATTCGCCTTTTTACAGCAACGCGGCTTTAACAGTGAAAACATTCAACCAGTGATTGAAAATCTGTTTGAAGATTAA
- a CDS encoding DUF2905 domain-containing protein gives MSAWQKILLYLGVLLIILSFVWPYLSKLPIGRLPGDIYIDKPNFKLYFPITTMLLLSVIVSFILWLFRK, from the coding sequence ATGAGCGCCTGGCAAAAAATTCTGCTGTACCTGGGCGTGCTGCTGATTATCCTTAGCTTTGTCTGGCCGTACCTGAGCAAACTGCCCATCGGCCGCCTGCCCGGCGATATTTACATCGATAAGCCCAATTTTAAGCTTTACTTTCCCATTACTACCATGCTGCTTTTAAGCGTGATCGTTTCTTTTATTTTATGGCTTTTCAGAAAATAA
- a CDS encoding response regulator, with the protein MASILFVDDDTQTLILAKLFMEKEGFIVHGCGDTQKARKVLEKNKIDLIITDVGLPGENGLQFYDWLQTQEAYKNIPVLFVSAHAVGFDEHLTKHRDRFIAKPLFFPDLISRLKKELNL; encoded by the coding sequence GTGGCATCCATTTTATTTGTAGATGATGATACACAAACGTTGATCCTGGCTAAATTATTCATGGAAAAAGAGGGCTTTATTGTGCACGGCTGTGGCGATACGCAAAAAGCGAGGAAGGTGCTGGAAAAAAATAAGATCGATTTAATCATCACCGACGTGGGGCTGCCCGGCGAAAACGGTTTGCAATTTTACGACTGGCTGCAAACGCAAGAAGCTTACAAAAACATTCCTGTACTGTTTGTTTCGGCCCATGCCGTGGGCTTTGACGAGCATTTAACAAAACATCGCGATCGGTTTATTGCCAAACCGCTCTTTTTTCCGGATTTGATTTCACGGTTGAAAAAAGAATTGAATTTGTAG
- the alaS gene encoding alanine--tRNA ligase: MTANEIRQQFIDFFISKGHTFVPSAPVIPQDDPTLLFTNAGMNQFKDIFLGKGKREYTRAVNSQKCIRVSGKHNDLEEVGRDTYHHTFFEMLGNWSFGDYYKKEAIQWAWELLTEVWKLPKEKLFATVHHTDDEAAELWKSVTDIAPQRILKFGDKDNFWEMGPVGPCGPCSEIHIDLGEEFCDLKGQEHTCGVNGDCGRYIELWNLVFIQFNRDENGTLHPLPARHVDTGAGFERLVAVLQGKTSNYDTDVFMPILEAIGKMVGQDYRQSDEQMAFRVIADHIRMLTFSIADGGMPSNEGRGYVMRRILRRAARYGRNLNMREPFMYKLVPTVVQMMGDVYPEIRERQEHIMAVIRAEEERFNLTLDRGLEIFEKIKEDLKSRGEAVIPGYEVFRLYDTFGFPVDLTRILAEENGLTLDMAGFEEHMEAQRKLARESSKFVMTEGEQQWIVLNEGADSRFVGYDELAIETHIMRYRLSEKHLQVILKETPFYAESGGQVGDKGTIKGENFTLKVLDTKKEGDHIVHFCEPVTDFKPASDKVLAEVTSSERRSTQKNHTATHLLHAALRKVLGAHVTQAGSLVEPNRLRFDFNHYDRLSEEQIREIERIVNRKIQQNIPLQIAYEKFSEAKKKGAMALFGEKYGDLVRTIKIDDFSFELCGGTHVKATGEIGVFIILYEAGIAAGIRRIEALTGEKAVEYIQQKKQILHQLNELLNATDEELTPKVEQLLNEKRHLEKELQKARTANLQAGVEDLLAKAQKVNDINLLVHEFTDTEMDALKSLGDKLREKSKNLVALLLTEKDQKLNMVCVVSDDLIQSKKLHAGNLVREVAKQVGGGGGGRPHLATAGGKQIENKQKAIELLKKRLAEL; this comes from the coding sequence ATGACAGCCAATGAAATACGACAACAGTTTATTGATTTTTTTATTTCCAAAGGACATACATTTGTGCCCAGCGCACCGGTTATTCCGCAGGACGACCCCACCCTGCTGTTCACCAATGCCGGCATGAATCAGTTTAAAGATATCTTTCTGGGTAAAGGAAAACGCGAGTACACGCGCGCCGTCAATTCGCAAAAGTGCATCCGCGTCAGCGGCAAACACAACGACCTGGAAGAAGTGGGACGCGATACCTACCACCACACCTTTTTCGAAATGCTGGGCAACTGGTCATTTGGAGATTACTACAAAAAAGAAGCCATCCAATGGGCCTGGGAACTGTTAACCGAAGTCTGGAAGCTACCCAAAGAAAAATTGTTCGCCACCGTGCACCACACCGACGACGAAGCGGCTGAGTTGTGGAAAAGCGTAACAGATATCGCGCCGCAGCGCATTCTGAAGTTTGGCGATAAAGACAATTTCTGGGAAATGGGCCCCGTTGGTCCCTGCGGCCCCTGTTCGGAAATTCATATCGATCTGGGAGAAGAATTTTGTGATTTAAAGGGCCAGGAGCACACCTGCGGAGTAAACGGCGACTGCGGCCGGTACATCGAATTGTGGAATCTGGTCTTTATTCAATTTAATCGCGACGAAAACGGTACGCTGCATCCTCTGCCGGCCAGGCACGTGGACACGGGCGCCGGGTTTGAAAGACTGGTCGCCGTTTTGCAGGGCAAAACCTCCAATTACGATACCGATGTGTTTATGCCCATTTTAGAGGCCATTGGCAAGATGGTCGGCCAGGATTACCGCCAGTCTGATGAACAAATGGCCTTCCGCGTCATTGCCGACCATATTCGCATGCTGACCTTCTCCATCGCCGATGGCGGCATGCCTTCCAATGAGGGACGCGGGTACGTCATGCGGCGCATTTTGCGTCGCGCCGCGCGATACGGCCGCAACCTGAATATGCGCGAGCCCTTTATGTACAAACTGGTGCCCACCGTGGTGCAAATGATGGGCGACGTTTACCCCGAAATCCGTGAACGACAGGAACACATCATGGCCGTCATCCGGGCCGAAGAAGAACGCTTTAACCTGACGCTTGACCGCGGCCTGGAAATTTTTGAAAAAATCAAAGAAGACCTTAAAAGCCGGGGCGAAGCGGTCATTCCCGGCTACGAAGTCTTTCGCCTTTACGACACCTTTGGATTTCCCGTGGACTTAACGCGCATTCTGGCCGAGGAAAACGGTTTGACGCTGGATATGGCCGGCTTTGAAGAACACATGGAAGCCCAGCGCAAACTGGCGCGCGAATCTTCCAAATTTGTAATGACCGAAGGCGAACAACAATGGATCGTTTTAAATGAAGGCGCCGATTCGCGCTTTGTGGGATACGACGAACTGGCCATTGAAACGCACATCATGCGCTACCGATTAAGCGAAAAACATCTTCAGGTCATCTTAAAAGAGACGCCCTTTTACGCCGAATCCGGCGGACAGGTGGGCGACAAAGGTACCATCAAAGGCGAAAATTTCACTCTTAAAGTGCTGGACACCAAAAAAGAGGGCGATCACATCGTTCATTTTTGTGAACCCGTCACAGATTTTAAACCGGCATCGGACAAAGTGCTGGCCGAGGTCACCTCTTCTGAACGACGGAGTACGCAAAAGAATCATACGGCCACCCATTTGCTGCACGCAGCCTTACGTAAGGTGCTCGGCGCGCACGTTACGCAGGCCGGTTCCCTGGTTGAGCCCAACCGCCTGCGCTTTGACTTTAACCACTACGATCGCCTGAGCGAAGAACAGATCCGCGAGATCGAACGAATCGTCAACCGCAAAATTCAGCAGAACATTCCTTTGCAAATTGCTTACGAAAAGTTCAGCGAAGCCAAAAAGAAAGGCGCCATGGCCCTTTTTGGCGAAAAATACGGCGATCTTGTTCGCACCATTAAAATCGACGATTTTAGCTTTGAATTGTGCGGCGGCACGCACGTAAAAGCCACTGGCGAAATCGGCGTGTTCATCATACTTTACGAAGCGGGCATCGCCGCCGGCATTCGACGCATTGAAGCGCTTACCGGCGAAAAAGCGGTAGAATACATCCAGCAGAAAAAACAGATTTTGCATCAGCTGAACGAACTGCTTAACGCCACCGACGAAGAGCTGACGCCCAAAGTGGAACAATTGCTCAATGAAAAACGCCATCTGGAAAAAGAGTTGCAAAAGGCGCGGACGGCCAATCTTCAGGCCGGTGTGGAAGATCTTTTGGCAAAGGCCCAAAAGGTTAACGACATCAATTTATTGGTTCATGAATTCACCGATACAGAAATGGATGCTTTAAAATCGCTGGGCGACAAACTGCGCGAAAAATCAAAAAATCTGGTGGCCCTGCTTCTCACCGAAAAGGATCAAAAGCTGAATATGGTTTGCGTGGTGAGCGACGATCTGATCCAGAGCAAAAAATTACACGCCGGAAATCTGGTGCGTGAGGTGGCCAAACAGGTAGGTGGCGGCGGCGGCGGACGCCCGCATCTGGCAACGGCCGGCGGAAAGCAGATAGAAAACAAACAAAAAGCCATCGAACTTCTGAAAAAACGATTGGCTGAACTGTAA
- the galE gene encoding UDP-glucose 4-epimerase GalE, producing the protein MTKSRRILVTGGAGYIGSHLVHDLIEAGHQVVVLDNLSLGRKENLPPQAQLIVGDIHNESDLERAFSQPVEVVFHFAAWKAAGESMTNPTKYAQNNICGSLQLIDACVKHQVRYFVFSSSAAVYGDPQYLPVDEKHPTQPVNYYGYTKLAIEENLRWYSQLKGLYYAALRYFNATGYDIKGRVKGREKNPANLSPVVMETLAGERPIMQVFGNDYPTPDGTGVRDYIHVNDLASAHILAMEYLLQNNKNLTVNLGTGRGHSVLEVIRAAEEVTGKKVNYQIVDRRPGDPPELVASCDLAYELLGWKAQYSDLKTIFKSMMPVYLVE; encoded by the coding sequence ATGACCAAAAGCAGACGCATACTTGTAACCGGAGGCGCCGGCTACATCGGTAGCCACCTGGTGCACGACCTGATTGAAGCCGGCCACCAGGTCGTTGTACTGGACAACCTGTCGCTGGGCCGCAAAGAAAACCTGCCGCCGCAGGCGCAATTAATCGTTGGCGACATTCACAACGAAAGCGATCTGGAGCGGGCCTTTTCGCAGCCGGTGGAAGTCGTTTTTCATTTTGCCGCCTGGAAGGCAGCCGGCGAATCGATGACCAACCCTACTAAATATGCGCAAAATAATATCTGCGGCTCTCTCCAACTAATTGACGCCTGCGTTAAGCACCAGGTGCGTTATTTTGTCTTCTCCTCTTCTGCCGCCGTGTACGGTGATCCGCAATATCTGCCGGTCGATGAAAAACATCCCACACAACCGGTTAATTACTACGGCTACACCAAATTAGCCATCGAAGAAAATTTGCGCTGGTACAGTCAGCTAAAAGGATTGTACTACGCGGCGCTGCGTTATTTTAATGCCACCGGCTACGACATTAAAGGCCGCGTAAAAGGCAGAGAAAAAAATCCGGCCAATCTCTCCCCGGTGGTCATGGAAACACTGGCCGGCGAACGCCCCATCATGCAGGTCTTTGGCAACGATTACCCCACGCCGGACGGCACCGGCGTCCGCGACTACATTCATGTCAACGATCTGGCGTCGGCGCACATTCTGGCCATGGAATACCTGCTGCAAAACAACAAAAATCTGACGGTCAATCTGGGTACCGGCAGAGGACACAGCGTGCTGGAGGTCATCCGCGCCGCTGAAGAAGTGACAGGTAAAAAGGTAAACTATCAAATCGTTGACCGCCGCCCGGGCGATCCGCCGGAGTTAGTGGCCAGTTGCGACCTGGCCTATGAATTGCTGGGCTGGAAGGCTCAATATTCGGATTTAAAAACCATCTTTAAATCGATGATGCCGGTTTATTTAGTTGAATAG
- a CDS encoding sigma-70 family RNA polymerase sigma factor, with protein MVQKKKRADYELVKKAKAGDGRAYDQLMEMYHDAVFNIILRMVHNRQEAEDLTQETFIKAYNSINSFNEEYAFSTWLFKIATNHCIDFFRKRKLVTYSMDEPIKYKDDEIAHEYADSDPTVDKKMVDGEKSNIIKQAIEQLPDKYRMAIILRHHEEKSYEEIAEILNLPLGTVKARIFRAREMLKKILKDALF; from the coding sequence ATGGTACAAAAGAAAAAACGCGCGGATTACGAACTGGTAAAAAAGGCCAAAGCAGGCGACGGTAGGGCCTATGATCAATTGATGGAAATGTACCACGACGCCGTATTCAATATCATTTTGCGCATGGTGCACAATCGACAGGAAGCCGAAGACTTAACTCAGGAAACGTTTATCAAGGCCTATAATTCGATTAATTCTTTTAATGAAGAATACGCCTTTTCCACATGGCTTTTTAAAATTGCAACCAATCATTGCATCGATTTTTTTCGCAAACGAAAACTGGTTACTTACTCCATGGACGAGCCCATCAAATACAAAGACGATGAAATTGCCCATGAATATGCCGATAGCGATCCTACCGTGGATAAAAAAATGGTGGACGGGGAAAAGTCGAACATCATCAAACAGGCCATTGAACAACTGCCCGATAAATACCGCATGGCCATCATTTTGCGCCATCATGAAGAAAAAAGTTACGAAGAAATCGCCGAAATCCTTAACCTGCCTCTGGGCACGGTAAAGGCGCGTATTTTCCGCGCCCGGGAGATGTTGAAAAAAATTTTAAAAGATGCGCTGTTCTAA
- a CDS encoding saccharopine dehydrogenase C-terminal domain-containing protein — protein MNNVLLLGAGMVSRPLVRYLLEKTNVNLKVASLEFGNVRQLIESHPRASLQKLDVNDRQALRQVISEADVVISLLPWIHHMKVANLCLELNKHLVTSSYVKPEMRALDAEVKKRGLIFLNEMGVDPGIDHMAAMKVINNVKNRGGKIISFYSYCGGLPAPQNNNNPLGYKFSWSPVGVMLAALSYGQYLKDGKVVKVASEQLFEHYWFLDVPGAGTFEAYVNRDALPYMELYGIQEAQSMFRGTLRNVGHCETWNYFKKLGLFNQEFKVDFAKTSVKQAIARLINSDGKNLTKDIANFLNIPEYSVTLKKLEWLGLLSDEKLPLGEASIFDMFAHILQHKLVYEEGEVDLLIQHHEFIAEYPDGKREKLTSTLVDTGIPHGDTSMARTVGLPAAIATRLIVEGKINLKGVHIPVLPDIYEPILAELEAMNIKLVERSTWL, from the coding sequence ATGAACAACGTTTTACTCCTTGGCGCCGGCATGGTATCTCGCCCTTTAGTTCGTTACCTGCTTGAAAAAACAAATGTTAATTTAAAAGTAGCTTCTCTTGAATTTGGCAATGTGCGGCAGTTGATAGAAAGTCATCCGCGCGCCTCTTTGCAAAAACTGGATGTGAACGATCGGCAGGCCTTGCGTCAGGTTATTTCCGAAGCGGATGTGGTTATCAGCCTTTTGCCATGGATTCACCACATGAAGGTTGCCAATCTCTGCCTGGAACTCAATAAGCATCTGGTTACCAGTTCCTATGTTAAACCGGAAATGCGGGCGCTGGATGCCGAAGTCAAAAAACGCGGTTTGATTTTTTTGAACGAGATGGGCGTCGATCCGGGCATCGATCACATGGCCGCCATGAAAGTCATCAACAATGTTAAAAATCGGGGCGGAAAGATCATCAGTTTTTACTCCTATTGTGGCGGATTGCCTGCTCCGCAAAACAACAACAACCCGCTGGGCTACAAATTTTCCTGGAGTCCGGTTGGCGTGATGCTGGCCGCCTTAAGCTATGGTCAATATCTAAAAGACGGCAAAGTGGTTAAAGTGGCCAGCGAACAATTGTTTGAGCACTACTGGTTTTTAGATGTGCCGGGCGCAGGCACCTTTGAAGCCTACGTCAATCGAGACGCTTTGCCATACATGGAACTTTACGGCATTCAAGAAGCTCAATCCATGTTCCGGGGGACGCTGCGCAACGTTGGACACTGCGAAACGTGGAATTACTTCAAAAAATTGGGGCTGTTCAATCAGGAATTTAAAGTAGATTTTGCTAAAACAAGCGTCAAACAAGCCATCGCCAGATTGATTAACAGCGACGGTAAAAATCTGACAAAAGATATCGCGAATTTCTTAAACATCCCCGAATATTCCGTAACCCTCAAAAAACTGGAATGGCTGGGCCTTTTATCCGACGAAAAACTGCCCCTTGGAGAAGCGTCCATCTTTGACATGTTTGCCCATATTTTACAGCATAAACTGGTTTACGAAGAGGGCGAAGTGGATCTGCTTATCCAGCACCACGAATTTATCGCCGAATATCCTGACGGCAAACGAGAAAAATTAACATCAACATTGGTCGATACCGGCATCCCGCACGGCGATACCTCCATGGCGCGCACGGTTGGATTACCGGCGGCCATTGCCACACGCCTCATCGTGGAAGGTAAAATCAATCTAAAAGGCGTGCACATTCCCGTACTGCCCGACATTTACGAACCGATTCTGGCCGAACTGGAAGCGATGAACATTAAACTGGTTGAAAGATCAACCTGGTTATAA
- a CDS encoding NAD+ synthase, whose product MDTELLKINTGVVSDILIRFLSEEIKKIGVKRGILGLSGGVDSSVVACLLARALGPENVYALIMPYRLSNPESRAHAEMLARQLKINYFVRDISPMVDAFFAEESEADQVRRGNKMARERMCLLYDYSAKYQALVIGTSNKTELLLGYGTIHGDLASAINPIGDLYKTHIWQLAEYLGVPREIIDKPPSADLWVGQTDEQELGYTYQEIDRLLYYMVDLRYSNEMLLELGYTPQTINDIYRRMQKSQFKRRPPVIAKVSYRTINQDYRYSRDWGF is encoded by the coding sequence ATGGATACGGAACTTTTAAAAATAAACACCGGGGTGGTTAGCGATATTTTGATTCGCTTTTTGTCAGAAGAGATCAAAAAAATCGGTGTTAAGCGGGGCATACTGGGGCTTTCCGGCGGGGTGGACTCTTCGGTTGTGGCCTGTTTGCTGGCTCGCGCTCTGGGGCCCGAGAATGTGTACGCGCTGATTATGCCCTACCGCCTTAGCAATCCGGAAAGTCGGGCGCACGCCGAAATGCTGGCCCGGCAGCTAAAAATTAACTACTTTGTACGCGACATTTCGCCCATGGTTGATGCTTTTTTTGCCGAAGAAAGCGAAGCGGATCAGGTGCGGCGCGGCAACAAAATGGCCCGCGAACGCATGTGCCTTTTGTACGACTATTCCGCCAAATACCAGGCGCTGGTAATCGGCACCAGCAATAAAACCGAATTACTCTTAGGGTACGGCACCATTCATGGCGACCTGGCCAGCGCCATCAATCCCATTGGCGATCTTTACAAAACACACATCTGGCAACTGGCGGAGTATCTGGGCGTACCTCGCGAAATTATCGACAAACCGCCTTCTGCGGATTTGTGGGTGGGTCAGACCGATGAACAGGAACTGGGGTATACTTACCAGGAAATCGATCGTTTGCTGTATTACATGGTTGATTTGCGCTACTCCAATGAAATGCTGTTAGAATTAGGCTACACGCCTCAAACCATTAACGATATCTACCGACGCATGCAAAAAAGCCAGTTTAAACGCCGACCGCCGGTTATCGCTAAAGTTTCTTACCGCACCATTAATCAGGATTACCGCTATTCGAGAGATTGGGGCTTTTAA